Proteins encoded in a region of the Quercus lobata isolate SW786 chromosome 8, ValleyOak3.0 Primary Assembly, whole genome shotgun sequence genome:
- the LOC115957939 gene encoding early nodulin-like protein 2: MGSLSFLGFLFGVLVMGSLSSSHAHKFLVGGKDGWGSNPSENYNHWAGRNRFQVNDTLLFKYKKGSDSVLVVTKDQYNSCNTTSPKQSLTDGESVFKFDRSGPFYFISGTGDNCKKGQKLIVIVLAVRNKTRHAPPPSTAPVPKPPVSPSPTAETPASPPTTQPPVAKSPKGESPQPAGVSPSDMEPPAPAPAPAPAKSSAPGFTGSVGLALGISIGVSVVLGSFVGMV; the protein is encoded by the exons ATGGGGTCTCTCTCATTTCTTGGCTTTCTATTTGGGGTATTAGTTATGGGGTCTCTTAGCTCATCCCATGCTCACAAATTCTTGGTTGGTGGAAAAGATGGTTGGGGATCAAACCCTTCTGAGAATTACAATCACTGGGCTGGAAGAAATAGATTTCAAGTCAATGATACTCTCC TTTTCAAATACAAGAAAGGATCAGATTCAGTGTTGGTGGTAACAAAGGACCAGTACAATTCATGCAACACCACAAGTCCCAAACAGTCCTTGACAGACGGAGAGTCAGTCTTCAAGTTCGATCGTTCAGGTCCATTTTACTTCATCAGTGGCACTGGTGATAACTGCAAAAAGGGACAGAAGCTCATCGTAATTGTCTTGGCCGTGCGAAACAAAACTCGCCACGCTCCTCCGCCTTCTACTGCTCCGGTGCCCAAGCCACCGGTGTCGCCATCCCCGACTGCTGAAACCCCGGCATCACCTCCTACAACGCAGCCTCCAGTAGCCAAGAGCCCGAAAGGAGAGTCACCTCAGCCTGCAGGCGTGAGCCCATCGGATATGGAACCTCCGGCTCCAGCTCCAGCTCCAGCTCCAGCTAAATCAAGTGCACCAGGTTTTACTGGTTCAGTTGGGTTGGCTTTGGGTATTAGTATTGGAGTGAGTGTGGTTTTAGGCAGCTTTGTTGGGATGGTTTAG